One genomic segment of Aquipluma nitroreducens includes these proteins:
- a CDS encoding TlpA family protein disulfide reductase, producing the protein MKKIILLLMIGLSYSGAFAQSPAKEIPADYAYIVKVGQQIPDFSMITTDGKTVQTADLKGKVVMLQFTASWCGVCRKEMPHIEADIWRKYKDNPNFALFGIDLDEPVEKVKTFAKQIPVTYPLALDPKGGIFYQFAEKGAGVTRNVIVDKTGKIVFMTRLYKEEEFQEMKKVIAELLK; encoded by the coding sequence ATGAAAAAAATTATTCTACTACTCATGATTGGATTAAGTTATTCAGGAGCCTTTGCTCAATCACCAGCAAAGGAAATTCCTGCTGATTACGCCTACATCGTTAAAGTTGGGCAGCAAATTCCTGATTTCAGTATGATCACAACTGATGGGAAAACTGTTCAAACAGCCGATTTGAAAGGCAAAGTGGTGATGCTTCAGTTTACTGCCAGTTGGTGTGGAGTATGCCGGAAGGAGATGCCGCACATCGAAGCCGATATCTGGAGAAAATACAAGGACAATCCAAATTTTGCTTTGTTCGGAATTGATCTGGATGAACCAGTTGAAAAAGTAAAGACATTTGCCAAGCAGATTCCTGTCACTTACCCGTTGGCGCTTGACCCGAAAGGTGGTATCTTTTATCAGTTTGCTGAAAAAGGTGCTGGTGTTACCCGAAATGTGATTGTTGATAAAACTGGTAAAATTGTTTTTATGACAAGGTTGTATAAAGAAGAGGAGTTTCAGGAAATGAAGAAAGTAATTGCTGAGCTTCTAAAATAG
- the purU gene encoding formyltetrahydrofolate deformylase, producing the protein MTIDTSKSTAILLIHCPDQQGLLALVTEFINTNNGNILYLDQHVDREEKLFYMRVEWDLANFNIPKNKIADYFATLIGQKNQMTFELHFSEEKPRMAIFVSKMSHCLFDLLARYTSGEWNVEIPVIISNHPDMADVARRFDIEYHVFPVTKDNKEELEAQEIALMEKHKIDFIVLARYMQIISDEFITHFPNRIINIHHSFLPAFVGAKPYHAAYKRGVKIIGATSHYVTTELDAGPIIKQEVAHVSHKDMVDDLIAKGRDLEKIVLSKAVNKHIERKILVYNNRTVVFS; encoded by the coding sequence ATGACAATAGATACAAGTAAATCAACCGCAATTCTGCTCATTCACTGTCCCGATCAGCAGGGGCTTCTGGCATTGGTAACTGAGTTTATTAATACCAATAATGGGAATATTTTGTATCTCGATCAGCATGTAGATCGTGAAGAAAAACTGTTTTACATGCGTGTAGAGTGGGATTTAGCGAATTTCAATATCCCGAAAAATAAAATAGCCGACTATTTTGCAACGCTTATTGGTCAGAAAAATCAAATGACCTTTGAACTCCATTTTTCGGAAGAAAAGCCTCGAATGGCCATCTTTGTCTCGAAGATGTCGCATTGCCTGTTCGATCTTCTGGCCCGATATACTTCAGGAGAATGGAACGTGGAAATTCCTGTGATCATCAGCAATCATCCGGATATGGCCGATGTAGCCCGGAGGTTCGATATTGAATATCACGTTTTCCCGGTGACAAAAGACAATAAAGAAGAACTGGAAGCTCAGGAAATTGCTTTGATGGAAAAGCATAAAATCGATTTTATTGTGTTGGCACGATACATGCAAATCATCAGCGACGAATTTATTACCCATTTTCCTAACCGGATTATTAACATTCATCACTCGTTTTTGCCGGCATTTGTTGGTGCAAAACCTTATCACGCTGCATACAAACGCGGAGTAAAAATTATTGGTGCAACAAGCCATTATGTAACAACAGAACTTGATGCTGGCCCAATTATTAAGCAGGAAGTTGCTCATGTTAGCCACAAAGACATGGTTGACGACCTGATTGCAAAAGGCCGTGATCTGGAAAAAATCGTTCTTTCAAAGGCCGTGAACAAGCACATCGAACGAAAAATTTTGGTTTACAACAATCGAACAGTTGTCTTTAGTTAA
- a CDS encoding GxxExxY protein — MDREEIFKKVLDCAFEVHTNLGPGLLESVYEECLFIELQMVGLNVEKQKHLPLIYKGLKLGSHLRLDILVENKIIVELKAVEELTDVHLAQTLTYLKLSGCKLGLLVNFNVTHLKNGIKRVIL, encoded by the coding sequence ATGGATCGCGAAGAAATTTTCAAGAAAGTACTCGATTGTGCTTTCGAAGTGCACACGAACCTGGGACCTGGGTTGCTTGAAAGTGTTTATGAAGAATGTCTTTTTATCGAATTGCAGATGGTCGGTCTGAATGTTGAAAAACAAAAGCATCTTCCTCTGATTTATAAAGGGTTGAAATTGGGAAGCCACTTACGATTGGATATTTTGGTGGAAAATAAGATTATTGTAGAATTGAAGGCAGTTGAAGAATTAACAGATGTTCATTTGGCTCAGACCTTGACATATCTGAAATTATCAGGGTGCAAACTTGGACTTTTAGTGAACTTCAATGTAACACATTTAAAGAACGGAATTAAACGAGTTATTTTATAG
- the hisB gene encoding bifunctional histidinol-phosphatase/imidazoleglycerol-phosphate dehydratase HisB yields the protein MKKALFIDRDGTLIFETEDEQIDSLEKLEYLPKVFRNMHFIAKNLSYELVMVTNQDGLGTASFPEETFWPVHNKILNAFKKEGVVFDDILIDRHFPADNAPTRKPGTGMMGKYMDGSYDLANSFVIGDRLTDIQLAKNLGAKGILINDGSLANELQEKGLAEFCALITTDWDEIYSKVAAPDRTAVVIRSTKETKIRVELNLDGTGKGNIHTGLGFFDHMLDQIARHSGVDLKIQVDGDLNVDEHHTIEDTGLALGEAFKLALGDKRGVERYGYCLPMDDCLAQVAIDFGGRPWIVWNAEFKREKVGDTPTEMFFHFFKSFSDTALANLNIQAEGTNEHHKIEGIFKALARAVKMAIRKDVFNFELPTTKGTL from the coding sequence ATGAAAAAAGCCCTTTTTATCGACCGCGACGGAACACTGATTTTCGAGACAGAAGATGAACAGATTGATTCACTCGAAAAACTGGAATATTTGCCAAAAGTATTCAGGAATATGCATTTTATTGCCAAAAACCTGTCGTACGAATTAGTGATGGTGACCAATCAGGATGGTTTAGGAACAGCGAGTTTTCCAGAGGAAACATTCTGGCCGGTTCACAACAAGATTCTCAACGCCTTTAAAAAGGAGGGTGTTGTTTTCGACGACATTTTGATCGACCGTCACTTTCCGGCGGATAACGCACCAACCCGCAAACCAGGGACTGGCATGATGGGAAAATACATGGATGGTAGTTACGATCTGGCTAATAGTTTCGTAATTGGTGACCGATTGACAGATATACAACTTGCGAAGAACCTTGGAGCAAAAGGAATTCTGATTAACGATGGCTCGTTGGCAAATGAACTTCAGGAAAAGGGATTGGCCGAATTTTGTGCCTTGATTACAACCGATTGGGATGAGATTTATTCCAAAGTTGCAGCTCCTGATCGTACTGCGGTAGTTATCCGGAGCACCAAAGAAACCAAAATCAGGGTTGAACTGAATCTGGACGGAACAGGTAAAGGAAATATTCACACCGGACTTGGATTTTTTGATCACATGCTCGATCAGATTGCCCGCCATTCAGGAGTTGATTTAAAAATTCAAGTGGACGGCGACCTGAATGTTGACGAACATCATACCATTGAAGATACTGGTCTTGCCCTTGGCGAAGCTTTTAAACTGGCTTTAGGCGACAAACGTGGCGTTGAACGCTATGGCTATTGCCTGCCAATGGACGATTGTCTGGCTCAGGTAGCCATCGATTTTGGTGGTCGTCCGTGGATTGTTTGGAATGCCGAATTCAAGCGCGAAAAAGTGGGCGACACGCCAACAGAAATGTTCTTTCATTTCTTCAAATCATTTTCTGATACTGCTTTGGCAAACCTGAACATTCAGGCTGAAGGAACCAACGAACACCATAAAATTGAAGGCATTTTCAAAGCATTGGCTCGTGCTGTAAAGATGGCCATCCGGAAAGATGTGTTTAACTTCGAATTACCAACAACCAAGGGAACACTATAA
- a CDS encoding four helix bundle protein produces MEERRFDLEDRLIDFALRIDEIVESLPNTKLGNHIGNQLIRCGTAPALNYGEAQSAESTNDFIHKLKIILKKPLLKPERMTDIIQENNELIAIFLKSIETAKKKK; encoded by the coding sequence ATGGAAGAAAGACGGTTTGACCTTGAAGATCGCTTGATTGATTTTGCTTTACGGATTGATGAAATTGTTGAATCTTTACCGAATACAAAACTTGGTAATCACATCGGGAACCAATTAATTCGTTGTGGAACTGCACCAGCATTGAACTATGGCGAGGCGCAATCAGCAGAATCTACGAATGATTTCATTCATAAATTGAAAATAATATTGAAAAAACCTCTCTTAAAACCTGAGAGAATGACAGATATTATTCAAGAGAACAATGAATTAATTGCCATTTTTCTGAAAAGTATAGAAACAGCAAAAAAGAAAAAATAA
- the hisC gene encoding histidinol-phosphate transaminase, translating into MNLDKLLRNNIKALKPYSSARDEFSGEAEVFLDANENPFNAPYNRYPDPLQWAVKKKIAELKSIAPEKIFLGNGSDEPIDIIFRAFCEPGVDNMVSIDPTYGMYQVAADINNVEVRKVKLNEDFGFSAQKLLDASNLYTKAIFVCSPNNPTANLLDKVEIVKLLTEFDGLVVVDEAYIDFSPERSLLPELDNYENLIILQTFSKAWGMAGIRLGMAFAQPEIIRVFNKVKYPYNINILTQQKALELLDNSQEKEEWVKTIVDERSKMVKKLFKLSFVQVVYPSDANFILVKMHDARGIYEYLTEQKIIVRDRSKIALCDDCLRITIGSPKENKKLRKALKELI; encoded by the coding sequence ATGAATTTAGACAAATTACTTCGCAACAACATAAAGGCGCTAAAACCTTATTCATCCGCCCGCGACGAGTTTTCGGGTGAGGCTGAGGTTTTTCTTGATGCCAACGAAAACCCGTTCAACGCGCCATACAACCGTTATCCCGATCCGCTGCAATGGGCTGTTAAAAAGAAAATAGCAGAATTAAAAAGCATTGCTCCTGAAAAGATTTTTCTGGGCAACGGTAGCGACGAACCGATCGATATTATTTTCCGTGCATTTTGTGAGCCAGGAGTTGATAACATGGTTTCGATCGATCCAACTTATGGCATGTACCAGGTTGCTGCCGACATCAACAATGTTGAAGTCCGCAAGGTAAAACTCAATGAAGACTTTGGGTTCAGTGCGCAAAAGTTGTTGGATGCTTCCAACCTTTATACCAAAGCCATTTTCGTTTGTTCTCCCAACAATCCAACCGCTAATCTGTTGGATAAAGTCGAAATCGTTAAACTTCTGACTGAGTTTGATGGTTTGGTTGTAGTTGACGAAGCTTACATCGATTTTTCTCCGGAGCGCAGTTTGTTGCCCGAATTGGACAACTACGAAAACCTGATCATTTTGCAGACCTTCTCGAAGGCATGGGGAATGGCCGGAATCCGCCTCGGAATGGCTTTTGCACAGCCTGAAATCATTCGTGTTTTTAACAAGGTCAAATATCCATACAACATCAATATCCTGACACAACAAAAAGCCTTGGAGTTGTTGGATAATTCTCAGGAAAAAGAAGAATGGGTGAAAACGATTGTGGATGAACGGTCTAAAATGGTGAAAAAGTTATTTAAATTGTCCTTTGTGCAGGTTGTATATCCATCGGATGCCAACTTTATACTGGTTAAAATGCACGATGCACGTGGCATTTACGAGTACCTGACTGAGCAAAAAATCATTGTTCGCGACCGTTCAAAAATTGCACTTTGTGACGATTGTCTGCGCATTACAATTGGCTCGCCGAAAGAAAATAAGAAGCTTAGAAAAGCGCTGAAAGAGCTGATTTGA
- the hisD gene encoding histidinol dehydrogenase: MKTYINPQRMRWEEMLKRPLFSVTELRDQVQVILTEIRTSGIHALRKYTEKFDGVFISTLAVSPEEVEEACNLVDSNLKEAITIAAGNIQKFHESQVPQTKRIETTSGVTCWQKAVAIDKVGLYVPGGSAPLFSTVLMLAIPAKIAGCKEIVLCTPPDKDGKINPAILFAAQLVGVTKIFKLGGVQAIGAMAYGIDCVPKVNKIFGPGNQYVMAAKQLVSISDVAIDMPAGPSEVAVMADTTANPAFIAADLLSQAEHGPDSQVVLVTNDHSLIEKVVLELTSQLNQLPRQSIAEKALANSQSVVLDKVEDMIDLINGYAPEHLIIAMENYAEVAEQITNAGSVFLGNYTPESAGDYASGTNHTLPTNGWARSFSGVNLDSYIKKITFQEITPEGIQRLGPVIETMAAAELLDAHKNAVTLRLNELNDKK; this comes from the coding sequence ATGAAAACTTATATTAATCCACAACGAATGAGATGGGAGGAGATGCTGAAACGTCCGTTGTTCAGCGTCACCGAATTGCGCGATCAGGTGCAGGTCATATTAACCGAAATCAGGACCAGTGGAATACATGCTTTGCGGAAATACACCGAAAAATTTGATGGTGTGTTCATCAGTACTTTGGCTGTTTCTCCTGAAGAAGTTGAAGAAGCATGCAATTTAGTTGATTCAAACCTTAAGGAAGCAATTACTATCGCTGCCGGAAATATCCAAAAATTTCACGAATCGCAGGTGCCTCAAACCAAACGGATTGAAACAACTTCAGGAGTAACTTGCTGGCAAAAGGCAGTGGCCATCGATAAAGTTGGACTGTATGTTCCAGGCGGATCGGCTCCGCTATTTTCAACCGTGTTGATGCTTGCCATTCCGGCTAAGATTGCCGGTTGCAAAGAAATTGTATTGTGTACGCCTCCCGATAAAGATGGGAAAATTAATCCAGCCATTTTGTTTGCAGCTCAATTGGTTGGGGTTACCAAAATATTTAAACTCGGTGGAGTTCAGGCGATAGGAGCAATGGCTTATGGAATTGATTGTGTTCCAAAAGTGAATAAGATTTTCGGTCCCGGAAACCAATATGTAATGGCTGCCAAGCAATTGGTGAGTATTAGCGACGTTGCCATTGATATGCCTGCCGGTCCTTCAGAAGTTGCTGTAATGGCTGATACTACTGCCAATCCGGCTTTCATCGCTGCCGATTTGCTTTCTCAGGCAGAGCACGGCCCCGATAGCCAGGTGGTATTGGTGACTAACGATCATTCGCTGATTGAAAAAGTTGTTCTTGAATTGACCAGTCAACTTAATCAATTGCCACGCCAGTCAATTGCAGAAAAAGCGCTGGCGAACAGTCAGTCCGTGGTTTTGGACAAGGTTGAAGACATGATTGATCTGATTAATGGATATGCGCCTGAACATTTAATCATTGCCATGGAAAATTATGCTGAAGTGGCTGAACAAATTACGAATGCAGGTTCAGTCTTCCTCGGAAATTACACCCCTGAAAGTGCTGGTGATTATGCTTCAGGAACCAACCATACCTTGCCAACTAACGGTTGGGCACGTTCGTTCAGCGGCGTAAATCTCGACAGTTACATCAAGAAAATTACCTTTCAGGAAATTACTCCGGAAGGAATTCAACGGCTTGGACCAGTCATTGAGACCATGGCTGCCGCCGAGCTACTCGATGCTCACAAAAATGCGGTGACACTGCGATTGAACGAATTAAATGATAAAAAATAA
- a CDS encoding DMT family transporter — translation MKLRQILYFVIPCFIWGSTWFAIKFQLGQVDPLVSVAYRFLIAGLLLMVFSLIRKLNLRFTLREHLLMLLQGMILFGFNYWLVYLAETNLASGIVAIIFSFSIFTNIFFNYLLLNGKIRKEVMAGAVLGIGGTFLIFNHELGSAEQISIGYQALLFCFGSIVLASLGNILSKYNQSRKLPVIQTNAFGMTYGSLTMMLMVPLSGRSFSFDVSFPYIASLFYLAIFGSIVAFTLYLKLVGDIGPDRAGYTTLVAPVIALIISSFFENYQWGMVAVFGVILLFAGNILALKMKPLKTTRE, via the coding sequence ATGAAACTCAGACAAATTCTATATTTTGTTATTCCGTGTTTCATCTGGGGATCAACCTGGTTTGCCATCAAATTTCAATTGGGTCAAGTCGATCCGTTGGTTTCGGTGGCGTACCGTTTCCTGATTGCAGGATTGCTGTTGATGGTTTTCAGCCTCATCCGGAAGCTAAATTTGCGATTTACCTTGCGCGAACACTTGCTGATGCTCCTTCAGGGAATGATTTTGTTTGGGTTTAACTACTGGCTGGTTTATCTGGCCGAAACGAATTTGGCCAGCGGAATAGTTGCCATTATTTTTTCGTTTTCCATTTTCACCAATATCTTTTTCAACTATTTGCTCCTGAATGGAAAAATCAGGAAAGAAGTAATGGCAGGCGCTGTTCTTGGAATTGGTGGCACATTCCTGATTTTTAATCATGAATTAGGGAGTGCTGAGCAGATTTCAATCGGGTATCAAGCGTTGTTGTTTTGCTTCGGGTCAATTGTTTTGGCATCGTTGGGTAACATTCTTTCCAAATACAATCAGTCCCGAAAGTTACCTGTTATTCAGACTAATGCTTTTGGAATGACTTATGGAAGTCTCACAATGATGCTGATGGTTCCTCTTTCAGGAAGAAGTTTTTCGTTTGATGTGTCATTTCCATATATTGCCTCGCTGTTTTACCTGGCGATTTTTGGTTCAATAGTCGCATTTACATTATACCTGAAGTTGGTAGGCGATATTGGCCCTGATCGTGCCGGATACACCACCTTGGTGGCTCCTGTAATTGCATTGATAATCTCTTCGTTTTTCGAAAATTACCAATGGGGAATGGTTGCCGTATTTGGAGTTATCCTGTTATTTGCCGGAAATATTTTGGCTCTGAAAATGAAGCCACTAAAAACAACTAGAGAATGA
- the hisG gene encoding ATP phosphoribosyltransferase, with amino-acid sequence MEGLLKIAVQTKGRLNEDSIRLIDEAGIKLPLSSRKLISTATNFPMEALFLRDDDIPQAVAMGVADIGVVGENEMLEKKENVVVAKRLGFSKCRLSLAIPKDDVYNGVEYFNGKKIATSYPEILKGFFTEKNITAEIHVINGSVEIAPGIGLADAIFDIVSSGSTLVSNRLKEVEVVIKSEAVLIANPNLSEAKQNILNELIFRMESVQRAEKKKYILLNAPNDKLAEIESYLPGMKSPTVMPLAEEGWSSVHSVIDEKDFWEIIGKLKSAGATGILVIPIEKMIF; translated from the coding sequence ATGGAAGGACTTTTAAAAATTGCCGTACAAACCAAAGGAAGGCTCAACGAAGACTCGATACGGTTGATTGATGAAGCAGGAATTAAACTTCCCCTTAGTTCCCGGAAGCTAATCTCGACTGCTACCAATTTCCCGATGGAAGCGTTATTCCTGCGCGACGATGATATTCCGCAGGCTGTTGCAATGGGAGTTGCCGATATTGGTGTCGTTGGTGAAAATGAAATGCTCGAAAAGAAGGAAAATGTGGTTGTTGCAAAACGCCTCGGATTCAGTAAATGCAGACTTTCTTTGGCTATTCCAAAGGATGATGTTTACAATGGAGTTGAGTATTTCAACGGCAAAAAGATTGCTACTTCATATCCTGAAATTCTGAAAGGTTTCTTTACTGAAAAAAATATAACTGCCGAAATCCATGTGATCAACGGTTCTGTCGAAATTGCTCCCGGAATCGGATTGGCCGATGCTATTTTCGACATTGTAAGTTCAGGAAGCACTTTGGTAAGCAACCGTTTGAAAGAAGTTGAAGTGGTTATAAAATCGGAAGCAGTTTTAATTGCAAACCCTAATCTTTCAGAAGCGAAACAAAATATTCTGAACGAATTGATCTTTCGTATGGAATCTGTTCAGCGTGCCGAAAAGAAAAAATACATTTTGCTGAATGCGCCAAACGATAAATTGGCTGAAATCGAATCGTATCTTCCCGGAATGAAAAGTCCAACCGTGATGCCATTGGCAGAAGAAGGCTGGAGCTCGGTTCATTCTGTAATCGATGAAAAAGATTTTTGGGAAATAATCGGCAAACTTAAAAGTGCCGGGGCTACTGGCATTTTGGTCATTCCTATCGAAAAAATGATTTTTTAA
- a CDS encoding glycoside hydrolase family 88/105 protein: MKKTLSLVLAFVLVGMSVFSKNQADKCFKPKEIKKAMIKAAMWQFANPKHELWDWTNGAFYAGVSAAYQTTGDTKLLDAMNKMGEANHWKPGPRLQHADDIAICQTYIDMFRIKKDRSMIQPFIENMDKFLVTPFPVKGIEKITWWWCDALFMAPPALVKLSMTTGDKKYMEKSDELFHETYNLLYDKEEHLFARDLGYVIKGDASDRHEANGKKIFWSRGNGWVMGGLALLLNELPKDYKERSFYEQVYKEMAEKVASLQQEDGLWRASLLDPASYPGGEASGSGFYTFALAWGINNGLLSKDKYLQVVQKAWKGMNSLIQSDGHVGWCQPIGADPKKNFSADSWEVYGTGAFLLAGSEVIKLKK, from the coding sequence ATGAAAAAAACACTTTCTCTTGTACTTGCATTTGTGCTTGTTGGCATGTCAGTTTTCTCAAAAAATCAGGCCGATAAATGTTTTAAGCCTAAAGAAATAAAAAAAGCAATGATTAAAGCCGCTATGTGGCAATTTGCTAACCCGAAACACGAATTGTGGGACTGGACCAATGGCGCTTTTTACGCTGGGGTTTCTGCAGCATATCAAACTACTGGCGACACCAAACTGCTGGATGCCATGAACAAAATGGGCGAAGCTAACCACTGGAAACCCGGACCACGTCTTCAACATGCCGATGATATCGCGATTTGCCAGACCTATATTGATATGTTCCGCATCAAAAAAGACAGGTCAATGATCCAGCCATTTATTGAAAACATGGATAAATTTCTGGTAACACCATTCCCTGTTAAAGGAATTGAAAAAATTACATGGTGGTGGTGCGACGCGCTCTTTATGGCACCACCTGCCTTAGTTAAATTATCGATGACAACCGGCGACAAAAAATACATGGAGAAAAGCGATGAGTTGTTCCACGAGACTTACAACCTGCTTTACGATAAAGAAGAGCATCTTTTTGCCCGGGATTTAGGCTATGTAATTAAGGGTGATGCTTCGGATCGCCACGAAGCCAATGGGAAAAAGATATTTTGGTCGAGAGGAAATGGTTGGGTGATGGGCGGATTAGCTTTACTCCTGAACGAACTCCCCAAAGACTACAAAGAACGTTCGTTTTACGAACAAGTGTACAAAGAAATGGCTGAAAAAGTCGCCAGCCTTCAACAAGAAGACGGGCTTTGGAGAGCCAGCTTACTTGACCCTGCCTCATACCCAGGTGGTGAAGCCAGTGGCTCCGGATTTTACACTTTTGCTCTTGCGTGGGGAATCAATAATGGATTGTTGAGTAAGGATAAATATCTTCAGGTAGTACAGAAAGCATGGAAAGGAATGAATTCACTTATCCAATCTGATGGGCACGTAGGTTGGTGTCAGCCAATTGGTGCTGATCCCAAAAAGAATTTCTCGGCTGACAGTTGGGAGGTTTATGGTACCGGAGCTTTCCTTTTAGCCGGGAGTGAAGTTATAAAACTGAAGAAATAA
- a CDS encoding sigma-70 family RNA polymerase sigma factor, giving the protein MRQLKITKSITNRESASLDKYLQEIGKEELITVEEEVELAQRIKKGDQAALEKLTRANLRFVVSVAKQYQNQGLSLPDLINEGNLGLIKAAEKFDETRGFKFISYAVWWIRQSILQALAEQSRIVRLPLNQVGSLNKINKAFSKFEQENERKPSPEELADALELPADKVADTLRVSGRHISVDAPFVEGEDNSLLDVLINNDSPNADKALMMESLAKEIERALATLTERESDIIRMFFGIGCQEMTLEEIGERFGLTRERVRQIKEKAIRRLRHTSRSKLLKTYLG; this is encoded by the coding sequence ATGAGACAATTAAAGATTACAAAATCGATCACTAACCGTGAGAGTGCTTCCTTAGATAAGTATTTACAAGAAATTGGTAAAGAAGAACTTATTACCGTTGAGGAAGAAGTGGAGTTGGCGCAACGGATTAAAAAGGGTGATCAGGCGGCACTTGAGAAATTAACACGAGCCAATCTGCGTTTCGTTGTTTCTGTGGCCAAACAGTACCAGAATCAAGGGTTAAGTTTACCCGACCTTATTAATGAGGGTAATCTGGGATTGATTAAAGCTGCTGAAAAGTTTGATGAAACCAGAGGTTTCAAGTTTATCTCCTATGCTGTATGGTGGATTCGTCAATCCATTCTGCAAGCTTTAGCTGAGCAGTCGAGAATTGTCAGGTTGCCATTGAATCAGGTTGGCTCGTTGAATAAGATCAATAAAGCTTTCTCGAAATTTGAACAGGAAAATGAGCGCAAGCCGTCTCCTGAAGAGCTTGCTGATGCCTTGGAATTGCCTGCGGATAAAGTTGCCGATACCCTTCGTGTTTCAGGCCGTCACATTTCTGTAGATGCTCCTTTTGTTGAAGGTGAGGATAACAGCCTTCTGGATGTTCTGATCAACAATGATTCTCCAAATGCCGACAAAGCATTAATGATGGAATCATTGGCCAAAGAGATTGAACGGGCTTTAGCTACACTTACCGAACGCGAAAGTGACATCATCCGGATGTTTTTTGGAATTGGATGTCAGGAAATGACTCTCGAAGAAATTGGAGAACGTTTTGGATTAACACGCGAACGTGTTCGACAGATTAAAGAAAAGGCGATTCGACGGTTACGTCACACTTCAAGAAGTAAATTGCTTAAAACGTATCTTGGATAA